Within Topomyia yanbarensis strain Yona2022 chromosome 2, ASM3024719v1, whole genome shotgun sequence, the genomic segment ccccacaatctgataaaacaattgaggcatggcttactatgattgaactagaaaaattaactttttatactgacgaggtagacagttggtgtcttcgacaaatttCTAGAAATGCTtataatgaagaattttattgaaaacttgaacttgtaggacttaagATTATCTAtctataaagcgttttctaaggcaaccccctttaattttgttttttaatatatctttttcactgtgacttttcgtgcaaacgatgttccagacaaatgttgaggtattaaaaccacataatattgttaaagacttataaaaatattgtcgaaaactgcatgtaaaaattacctgaaatcggcggcgctgCGCTCTCCTATTGTAAAAagagttattgaagaatttttttacaccaacttcaactgcgtataagagagaaGGGCACAAACCAAAATAAACGAGCAGGCACTATTTTTAATGTCCAcactacgcataataaaggtaagaaggtttaatgcgtggcactttagaaccctatgaatagggtaagctcactttgtaatgtttttttacttttcccATATAGAAAACAACGACAAAATTGTTTTCGgtttttttcgtaaaattttgtaattaatggtaaaaaatgttaaaatcttcagtaactttgaaatgaatgaatatttttacttacagtcttctacaatattatgtggttttaattttTCCACATTTAATTGGAACATGGTTTCatcgaaaagtcacagtggaaacagttatatttaaaaaaactaaattgagGGGTGTTGctatagaaaacgctttataaaccGATaactttaagtcctacaagttcaagttattcaacaaaattcttctttacgagcatttctaaagctttgtcgaagacaccagcTTTCTACCTCGTTATTTATCTTagtttgatcgtagtaagccatgcctaattttaatttttatcaggttgtggggaatatttttacgaacaattcgtccaaggataccctgtgaatatattcgatggtttgacctctagtgaattaagttcacgtttttggggctTCCGGccactatgcagcggtgtcttttgatgactccttctcgacAACAAACATTtatccaatttgttgagctggttcacaagactaggtccaggactctgaaaaaaatcttcaaagattGAGGGCTCTGTAcgtttgttttaaaataaacgttaaaaatcAAACCCCTCCCCTCCcccccccttgagaattttcttcGCACGGGCCtttcattgagtgctgtctcgaagttgttcgagcttaTGATTTTGGAACCTCTTCATGCTCACTGCAAGCAGTACCTAATTGACGATCACGTCTGGACGTTCGACTGCGACTAATCCGCTATGTCTAACATCCTACACAATAGTGATTCTAATTTTCGATTGTCAGGCACCCACATTTATTTCATCGTCAGGAGTAGTCCAAAGAAGTCTCTTGGGACctttgatgtttctgctttacttcatcGATATTCATAtagttctgaagactccacgtCTGTCCTTCGCACACGATCTCAAGATGTTTCTTCTCATCCGCTCTACTGAAGATTGACGATTACTCCAACGAGAGTTTGAAACCTTCGCTGATTGGTGTAGGTGTAAATCCGAAGAAGTACATACGTCGCTTCCTATTGTtataatcagaaaaaaaaatattttaagctcTAGGCTGTAAATTATggctgcacagccgccatcttgtgacagaattacttcaaaaattatgtttgtGCTTCACATTTagtattataaatcccatttgaCAGGATCTCGACTTACCTCTTTATTGCGTCTAGAAAAATTCCTGAAATACAGCTATTTTTTAGTGTTCAACAGTGGTGTACCCCTTTAAAATATTACGAACCTAGCTCACTTTTCCCCcttaactttgtatataaccccttaattcaTCCAGTGGAAATAAAGTTTTTCACTATTATCACCACGCACATTTTTTCAGCAAATAATTGACAAATACTTTTCTAACTACAATTCTAGCTATCTGGCCTCGCCAGCAGGTGGGCAGTTTTGTAGCCCAGCGTTTATCGCCCAGAGGAGCCCAACCTGCATCTCATTCATCGACCAAAAAAGCACGCCGTCGGGTGGCTTCGATGGCACAGCGACGGGCAGCTAACATTCGAGAGCGACGGCGGATGTTCAACCTCAACGAAGCCTTCGACAAGCTGCGAAGAAAGGTAAAACctaagttattcttatgaataTTCTATGTTTTTGCGTTGTGGAACCAACATAATTAAATTTGTCCCCTGTACCTTTCAGGTACCGACTTTTGCATACGAGAAGCGCTTGTCGCGAATCGAAACTCTACGGTTAGCCATAACCTACATCGGTTTCATGTCGGAGCTGTTGAATGGAACTCCCACCCATGATGGTCGCTCGCCGGAACTGTACCCGAATCTAGTCCACCCGCACCACACGAATCATATGCATCCGTCATTCCATCAGAGGGAATACATTTCTCCGTATGGTTCTCACACTGGTTAGCTATGAATGAGTAGTACATATTCATAAATAACATCCAATTTTAGTCCAAATATGAGAAGGTGATCTTGCACAGCCGTTGTTTTGTGATCTTTGTTAGTATTTGCAATCGTCTGTTCTTCCATTAGAATAAGAATAAATATCTAAGCTTAAAACGGAAAGGGTGGTTCGTTTCTTTTCCTAATAAAATCAGATATTGCAATAAGCTACACATATTCCGGGACTTCAGTAGTAGTACATCCCAAGAAGTACCACTGTTCAAGAAGGTGGAGCTTATGAAGACAATCAACAAACTTCTTGATAGCTGTTGAGCTAAAAGTATTCTGTGTACGTTGAAAATTCGAGCTGAAAATGCCAACAAATTACAGAACAACCCTAAGCGGATTGAAGTACAGGTTCTATTATCACCGTTACCGTAGCGAGATGAGGTGGAAGCGACGTGAGTGGTACTCATAGTCACTTAGATGACTGTAGTTTCTGTAGTATAGTCAGTTATCACAAAACACTACAAACTGTGGTCATTGGTTGAAGCCATTTTTGAAATACGAGACAAGGTTCTATAAAACAGTGGAAATCGGCGGTTCAGAGAGTGTGGCACTGTTCTCATAAACTTGTCGTCACATGTTCGAACGATTCTTAAGTGTCGGTAGAACAGTAGAGCTAGCCATGAAATTGTCCTGTATGCTAAGAATTGGCTGTGAAGTCTGTTGCTAGAGGAGGCTAAAATTCCGCAAAGATATTGTAGTATCATGACTTTTGTTATTCGAAAGATGttacgaaaattgataattgattACGTGTAATAATTTGATATGAGTCGGAACATCACACGAAAAAATGACTCATATCCATTTCTTTGAATCAAgttttgttgatacctttgggactTTCGGCCTTTCCCTCTTCTGAAGTACATTAGTAAAAACTCAGTTTTTAATGTTGCAACGAAATTCAATTAGCAAGGTACTGGAAGGTGTGaagtatttttaatattaagagccataataCTCATGGAAGAGCAAGAATGTGAACGAAGAAAGTTTAGGAAAGCGTGGAAtaaggtcatatgagcaagcttagattTTCCCGACATCTTAAACCTTTGTCTTccaccgcaggagtcaggatcttttggcaatTTTTATCGAAAGTGAATCCTCTGAGCCCGCAGCATGCCCGGATAAGCCTAAAGTATCTAAGCACTTTCTGCTGTCGggaaacttgtttttttttcacatccTTTCTCTTCCTTGAGTGTTACGGctttttttagattttagagGGTTTCACTTAGGGTCGTTCGCCTCTTTTATCGGGTTAAAATATCTAACCCTTTGTGATGGCGTTACTGGAGAGAGTTGAAAACGCCGAAATGACGCTGAAGTTCACACAGATAGCGAAAGTAAAAACCGTAGAGGAGGAAAAAACGTAATGAAAAGGACGAAAGAAGAGGCCAGGCAGAGGTATACACTagacgctctagtcgtcaaagcaAACGACAGCGTGACGTACGATGCGATCCTTAAAAGGGtgagagaggatcccaagctAAAGGAGCTAATGAAGAACGTAGTAAGAACCAGGTGCATTCAATTGAGATGCTGTTTGAGCTGAAGAATgatccattgatcaagagctcAACCTATCGGGAGCTCGAGGCAGAAGCGTTGGGAGGAGAAGCGAACGTGAGAGCTTTAGTTCAAGAAGCACTGGTCGAGTGCAGAAATCTGGACGAGATCAAAACAGAGGACGAATTGAGGAGCGCATTAATAGTGCAATATAACCTTGGGAAAGAGTAGATGTTCTTTAGGTTGGGGAAGGCGTATAGTGGCAGACAGACAGTAGGGAAACACTTATTGCAAGCCGCAGGCAACCAGCTTATGTCATCCGTTAAGATCAAAGTCAGATCGTCGGTGTGCGGAAGTGCTTGCTCTGCACAAAGGAGGGCGGAAAGAACCAAATGACTTATACTCACAGTAgaaaaaggcgaaggcaggccagTGATGACGGAGATAATCCAGTTTGATttcaatcattgcgacattgcacCGCGATTGTTGTGACAGCAACAACGGAAACGAAGTGCGTCGTTGCAaatattgcagagccgtatcgtgtcccTTCCGATAACGgtgctgatggataacatgattCGGCGAGTTAGTGAGTGgtacacacatagtgaccaGAAAGCGATCCCTACACCTTTGCAAATGTACGGTAACGCCgcgagtgaggactggcgagcggtaGTGGAAAATAAAAGACtgcgacaaggacctttttgtgacAGCCTCGCTTCAATTTCGAGTAGCGATGAGGTGTCGAAAACATTAGCGAGAGCGTGTGacgtaacaatgccgaggaaaatgaaGCCGAGGAACTGTTGGCGTTCAACGaattggtggaacgaaaggctcagcatcctcCGGGCTGCCTCCCTAAAAGTCAGAAGACGCATTCAGAGAGCAAAATCGGATGCAGTCAAAGTGGCATTCCGGGCGGATAGCGCCACTTTTAAACGCCAGATAGTGCTTagtaagtccacctgctacaaagAGCTGTatagagaagtagacgctaacccctgggcCAACGCTTACCGTGTCTTAATGGCcaagatcaagggtccaatgacgccagttGAAATGTGTACtgataaattgaaaattatcgtgtatggtctcttcccgaagcacgacccagcCGTAGGGCCGCCTACGCCGTACGATGAAAACGAACGATGAAAATGCTTCtgacaatcgagtctccaacgaCGAGTTCCTTATAGCGATagaagggctgaaagcgaagaaagttcGTGGTGCGAACGGTATCCCCAACtggcactgaagaccgcgatcctggcgtttccggacttGTTCAGACTAGTTATACAGAAATGGctggacgaaggctacttcTCGGACAGaaggaagatccagaagctggtgttgctgccaaaaccaaggaagccaccaggagatccagtatcgtatcggcctatatgcctgctggatactcttggtaaacttctggaaaagggtcatcctcaatatgctgacgaactacgctgaaagtACGAACTGATTATCGCCAGAGCCAGTTCGGATTGTGGAAAAGGATCTCGACTGTGGATGCCATCCACACAGTCATCGCGAACGTGGTtacgatcgacgtgaagaacgcgtttaaCAGCGCCAGTTGGGTGGCTAttgccgtagcgctgcacagaatgcggacTATTTGTGCAAGGTTCTTAACCGTTAGTTTCAGAACCGAGTCTAGGAGACGAACATAGGGGAGAGGTCGTTTAGGCTCACGGCGGGAGAACCTCATGGCTCTATACTcagcccaacgctctggaatataatgtgcaacggagtgttaacactgcaaCAACCCAGGGGAGCCCTGCATCGGCTTTGCATATGACGCTGCCTTGGTGATAATCGGTGAGACCCTCCAGgaagtggagatgttgacggcagagaccaTAGCCATCGATGGATATAGTGCTGGTTAGGAAccaaaaaaatccagcgtgtcgtgaCCACCGTCAGCGGACACTCAATTCCATTGATGTGTGTGCTGAGGCTATTGGTTAAATTACACAGTCATGACGACTATGTGTGCGAGAAGGTTGCGAAGACAACAAACGTATTGCCATGTATCATGTTGAACATCGGAGCAAATGTGTCGGTATGGGTGCACAGGAAGCATGTAGAGATGgttggtttttaaaatttgaaaaacccgaacccgactcgagcccgaacattttaaaacttaaaaacccgaacccgacacgTACTCGAGAATGAAGAttttaaaacccgaacccgacccgacccgagaattttcaaattttaaaacccgaacccgaaaatttaaaatttgagaagcccgatccgaatccaacttgctaatacggagaatcaaccaaagatctcgaagatttttaattctaggaaccctggacccttgactcatctaagaatagtagaatcactcgaatctgaagtagccccatacgcattgagttatatctgcatatggcaaaacaaatgactgccgagtagaatccgcatttatatttactattattgaacgtcaaatttgtaccgttctgagaaacttatatatcgttgatatcttaaccggaaattaagttaaatcggcaGTTAGCCGCCGATGCACAGTGGGGCGAAACTAaaaaaagacggtcaaaagtctttcctgagtttcacagatgttttatgcttttatgtcttcaggaaagtttccTAGGACTACATCCCACATCTTTTAAGATAAAcaccttaatttttcttaaggtgcaagtgtcacttaaaaaaaaattagacatTCATTATGGAGCGTGTtcgtgtgctattggttggggattatctgccatggcgcttcggaacaaattgtgtttactcctatttcgttgaaagacGCAGCAACACGCGGCGGGTATTGGCTAGTTTAATATAAAATACTTCTAATGTATAATAAGTGCTTCATACACTTTCATTGTTTTTACGTGTTGATTGTTGATAATAGAAGATATATTTTGCATTGAGTGTAGTATTCTGTATTATCACGTGTTGATTTACTAACGCCCGCTCTATAGATACTGTGAAATATCCATGCATTATACAGTATAAAAATGTAGGAAAACTAAAAAACCCGAAAAGTCCGGATTGTTATACTTCGCTTACAAATACTACATAACATGGCGAATTTAATCATGCTGAGTTTTGGTTCACaaagtttcacaattttgagaaattttataatgaaaaagagtattttttaaagaaaaatcgatttatatCCCGATGCACATGTCATACAtcattggagtcttcagaaaagttgtgcGTTTCGACGgtatctaaaactttctagaatatatgactgtagaaaaaattaagttgtagaagagaaagttgaaaaattgattttaaggtGCAACTTACGTATCACTTAAGGGAAAATATATAGATGGCAGATATGTTcttcaaagttgttcaaaataaattgctctacaagattccgcgcaaaaaaaattttttggttgccgagctaaaaaaaattttttttttaagtgaCACTTGCACCTTAATAAAAATTAAGGTGCTTATCCTAAAAGATGTGGGATGTAGTCCTAggaaactttcctgaagacataaaagcatgaaaacatctgtgaaattcaggaaagacttttgaccgtcttttttcagTTTCGCCCCACTGTGCGATGGGGAAAGAGAAAGCTTAATGGTCgcagtttccaacaaccttgcccgtcgtacttaaccaaaatttctgattttttttatcagaaaccattcctgcaaggattttttatcagaaatcatttcgtataatttattacatgtaataaatcaagctatggcaattggaaattcgtattcgacagtttacatgacgtcacccatgTTACTGGTTTTACGGTAAgcgcgccaatagagatgcttcgacatcttcaatggagctctcggaacgactccaaacttttaaaaatccgttatGGCTTCAatagaacacacaaaatttttgcgatcaattcgttaagttcgtggaaattcatgtattttcatgaaggaatccggatcatgcaacagctcagctcggaaacaatctgacagaaagtgcttgtttcatatatgtaccactgatttgatagtggtgctattatcccatcaccatatgagtgtcatgaacaacgaaacctggcggaagtgaagctaggtttaggtctgatggaacaaagacaacctatttgtttcatttgaccaatttaacagtgcttgcttaaagtttgtttggggtacaaatggatcggtatcgtaattttcgcttttgcggatgaaagagtcaaaacgcattcgtgaatatgatttgtatatagtatgcaagacgcatcattcgattcgttatcttctgcagcccaggctctggaacatactttatatacacgtccaatgcaccggctctacctattccttcgacgccttcctgtttcatctctgttactgcatattgctgtatttttaacgtttgtattcgcgtttggttttcaaaaaagcatcggaataaatatatttgtcgaccggctttcgaaaaaaaaatgttcaaaaggaaatttaataagctttacaacgtcgtatgaatggtcaaaatcgatttgaaactgcCGGAGTTATaacaatatgaagaaaaaagggaattttgacgtattttaaagacttgttctatacgaaatgaaatattacataattaaatttttaacaatgtggcgacggcctttgacttcaaccggacgcggaatgctataaaagcgaaaatgttgtcaattttaaaatgtaattagtttaagcaaccaccattggggccaaggggcttgttggtgaaggtaataaacataaacacagttaaaaaattgtcaaaacacgaatatttttaaacaggttactttacgaatgattttagaataaaacaatccaatttaattataaatttaataaaaattagacatactagagcgattttagttgtggggtacgaatgtaccccacaaaaccgtttacgtagagaaaaagtcgccgcggcctaagtatcggttttaaagtacttgtcgaaatttatattccattatagaaagttgaaccgatattttccaataaattcctgttgacttggtttattactaattatcatgaaaaataaatcgcagagattttagatgtgaaacacgtattgttgaatgctctttcatgaatgttcgtttaaaaaattaaataattcaagcagtttgcgaatctgaagagacggaattttatgcaagaatgaaaacatacaatatttgagcaccagaaaatacgacgaattctagcgattcagagctgctaacatttggtaggttatatgtgtcatcccttcgtattacgaagtataattcactactataaaaaaaaactgcgttttgtgtatagacgcaaaCAATGTCGTGAAATAGATGGGTTGTTTTgtacaaaacccgaacccgacccgaccccgataatttgtaatttgaaaaacccgacccgagcccgaaagtccaaaatttcaaaaacccggacccgacccgaacccgagaatttcaaatttaaaatcgcGGAAccagacccgaacccgagaagcttaaatttacagaacacGAACTCGACCAGAAACCCGtcaggttcgggtcgggtccgggtttcgggtccaaaaacttgaatttgaattgaaaatttgaattctTTTTCCGTTTTAAACGATATCAGTTTATTTCTAAGAAAGACTGTTTCAATTTTAACATTCGAAATTGAATTATCCGTTAGAATGTTTTGGGTAAAAAGCTTAACCTGTGTCATGAGCAATGACATTGGGCTTATTTTTTGTGTACGACTTCAGTCAAAAGTTCGattataaaccaaaacaagACGAATTCAGAGTGACCAAGCATAAACGTGAATTCTCATCAGCGTACAAAAAACTGATTGTGAATAACGGATTACGTCATTCGTTTCCAACTATCGCAGGGAAGCTATTCAAGAGATGGTCAATTTACCCTCACACGACTACAGCCATGTGTAATTATATTATCGTTCCTTTTTGTTGTATATTTGGGACCGAGTGTGAGATAAAACTttaaatgaatatattacaaAAACGTCGCCTAGTGTAGTAATCAGTCAATCAGTTGCCCGCGGGTTCTCCATTCGGTTGGACGTTTTATTTGTGAAGTTGCTCGCGTGAATATTCGTACAATATTCATACTTCAATAGCCACTCAGTGTTCTATCGGttagacaaacaaaatatagCTAAAATGAATTCTCAACAATCAAGCGCAGAAGATAAGATAGTTAACGGTTCGGAAGTGAAACAAGATGCGTTGAAGATTCCCGCCTGGTTGGATGAGAAGTTCTTCGAAGACATCTTCGTGACCAATTTCCAGCTGGAGCAGGGCAAGTTTAAGGTTAACATCAATGCCATAGTTCCAACGGGCGGAGCTGGCGAGAATTATACCTCAATGCTGTATCGTGCTGATGTGGAGGCCGTGTGCGAAGGTGAAGTGATCGTTATTATTTTCAATTGTTTATTATGATTGCGGATACAGCGTGTGATTGGCATTTTTGCATGATTGATCGAAATGAACCTTGTTTAGTTTGCAGATCCGGAAGGTCAAAATAGTTATAacaccgatttgaaaaaagctGTGGTCAACACGTATCTGGTTTGAACAAAGATTTGGAAGTTAGTGTCAATGTTACTGTAAACTTTCAGCAATTTGTGAAGAAACTCGATGCGTGCAAGAAAAGTACCGTCATTGGGGGCTACGCCAAAACTAAAGAATGATATTCGAGCTTGTAGAATCAAATTAAAGGTTATCTTTTGACAAACGCCAAATATAATATTACTCGTTGGTgcaacataaataaaaaaaatggatataGGATTCTGTCACGTtcgcccgaatgacattcgcccgaaagccatttacccgaaggacatttgagcgaccgaaaataaaagtcgcaaggatagaacatgcttcgtaaaacccgtttcaaatatattagaatataaaacccggatataaacttcaagcataaaaatcggactgggactttcgtttgtaagagtcggataaaaaaaccttcagtgaAAAAACCGGAAAAtaatatatccgattcttacaaagtagtttttgttagccgacttttaatcttgaacatcaagatatacggatgctcctacgagcgaattatttatttttaaccggtttttatactggaggttcattcttgccgagttttacgggtgagaactttttaaacgatttttatactgaagaatttctgtccgattttaatgattgaagtttatttccgatttttgtaTTCTAATAtctttgaaacgggttttgcgaagcatgtactatccttgcgacttttattttcgatcGCTCATTTGCCCGAATGTCACATAAACCCGAATGTCGTTCACCCGAATGCCACGAACATCCGAaagacattcgcccgaatgcaACATAAACCCGAATGTCATTCGCCCGACTTCAATATACCCGAAAAACATCGAAATgtcaatccaaaaaaaaataatttattaagatgaaatacaaattttattacataTGATGCTATGAAGAAATTAACACTAAAGCTATACCGGTCAAATAGTTAATTCAATCACCTGGTTTGTATGATTTAACTAGGGTTTCCAGTTTTAGGTCCTTTCGTGAGttctttttagactttttagCTGTTGGTGTAGTGTACGTAAAACATACGTACTAGGGTTTTTCTCTTCAAGCTGCAACTGCTTCAACACACCATAGAATTTCCACGGCTTAACAAACCGTTCCATTTATTGTGCTAGTCTTCCACATTATTGGTGGTTCTAGGAATCTTTGTCgatacattttcgaaaactgaccACGAAGCGGGGGGCAAAGAAGGGTTATCGA encodes:
- the LOC131683963 gene encoding protein Fer3-like encodes the protein MTSFSSDPHHHWENVNGHMEPPFPPEVSPFTPIWSQDNPSPMVHYPELMAAGFPCADLAIWPRQQVGSFVAQRLSPRGAQPASHSSTKKARRRVASMAQRRAANIRERRRMFNLNEAFDKLRRKVPTFAYEKRLSRIETLRLAITYIGFMSELLNGTPTHDGRSPELYPNLVHPHHTNHMHPSFHQREYISPYGSHTG